The Atribacter laminatus genome contains the following window.
CTAACGATACCACAAAATTGGCCATTTTCCATGATTTTCAAATCTATTAGCTGGTAAACTAAATAGGTATCTGGATTATCAGGTCTAGTAACCTTGGTCTTTTCTCTCCAGATCAACTGACCAGATAACCATTCGACTTCTTCTTTGGTGCTCAAATCTATCAGCCACAAAAGAACAAACCGGCCCATGGGTTGAAAATTCTTGACAACCAGGGCACGGTATTGATCTTTGTCTTCAATAAATAAAGTCTTTCCAGGAGAAAAACTATCTAATGTTTCTCCAAATGGAAGGGCCTTTAACCCTCCTGCTAATCCATGAGGTTTAATAAATTTTCCGACAGCAATCTTATTCTTTTCTATTCCAATATCTCAACAACCGCCTTCTTGCCGCTCTTAACGCATGCAGCTTTAACAATAGTCCGAATCGAGCGAGCGATTCTTCCTTGTTTCCCTATGACTTTTCCCATATCTTCGGGAGCAACTCGCACTTCATAAATCACCGATTGTTCGCCTTGGACCTCGGAAACCTTCACTTGTTCCGGATTGTCAACTAAAGCCTTAACCATGTATTCTACGAGATCCTTCACTCTATACCCGGCCTTTCCGTCTGTTTTAACAAAGCCTTGACCTTGTCAGACATCGTTGCTCCATTGCTAAGCCAATACTGAATTCGGTCGAAATTGACTGACCAAAGAGGTGGGTTGACTATCGGTGAATAGTTCCCCAATATTTCAACTGGTTTCCCATCTCGTGCTTTTTGTGAATCGATCGCAACTATCCGGTAATAGGGCGCATGCTTTCGCCCAATTTTAGTGAGCCTTAATTTCACTGCCATCGTTATTCTCCTTTCTTTTTATATCAGATATATTCTGCTGGATGAAATCCAAATGAGATAATGAAGTTTTCTATGCGTTCCACCCAAACCATCCTTTTCGTTTAGAAAAGGGATTTTTTCCCGTACGGTTCATCTGCTTCCAAAGTTTCCGAAAATCTTCAAACTGTTTTAATAATCGGTTAACATCTTGAATGGTCGTTCCGCTTCCCTGAGCTACTCTTCGCCGTCGGCTGGAGTTAATTAGGGATGGATTGGTTCTTTCAGCTGGCGTCATCGACTGAATAATTGCCTGAA
Protein-coding sequences here:
- a CDS encoding KH domain-containing protein, giving the protein MKDLVEYMVKALVDNPEQVKVSEVQGEQSVIYEVRVAPEDMGKVIGKQGRIARSIRTIVKAACVKSGKKAVVEILE
- the rpsP gene encoding 30S ribosomal protein S16; translation: MAVKLRLTKIGRKHAPYYRIVAIDSQKARDGKPVEILGNYSPIVNPPLWSVNFDRIQYWLSNGATMSDKVKALLKQTERPGIE
- the rimM gene encoding ribosome maturation factor RimM (Essential for efficient processing of 16S rRNA), translated to MGIEKNKIAVGKFIKPHGLAGGLKALPFGETLDSFSPGKTLFIEDKDQYRALVVKNFQPMGRFVLLWLIDLSTKEEVEWLSGQLIWREKTKVTRPDNPDTYLVYQLIDLKIMENGQFCGIVSDVVEGSAYDYLQVNRENREFLIPFIRVYVKHIDLQGGYITVECPVGFWE